TGATCGTCTTCGCTGACGGCACCGCCGGGTTCAACGGCGAGCACTGCAACCTCGACGGCACCACGATCATCGCCTTCCTGGACGCGATCCTGGAGGCCGAGCCGCACGGCGGGGGCGGCACGGGCGTCCCGGCGACGCGGCGGCTGGAGTGGGTCCTCGACGACGCGCTGCGCGCCGACATCGCCGCCGCCCGGGCCGACTTCGCGGCGTTCGCGGCGTCGACGGCCACCGTCACGCTCTCGGTCGACTTCGACGCCGAGCGCGCCAAGGCGCTCAAGTGCTCGCCCGACGCGTTCGCGCAGATGGCCTTCCAGCTCGCGCACCGGCGCGCCAAGGGCCACGTCGGAGCCACCTACGAGTCGATCGCCACCCGCTCGTTCAGGCACGGGCGCACCGAGGCGATGCGGGTGGTCACCCCCGAGGTGCTCGCGTTCGTCGCGGCGATGGACGAGCCCGACCTCGACGCCCGGCGCACGGCGTTCCGCGCCGCCGCCGACGCGCACGTCGCGCGGGCGCGGGAGTGCCAGGGCGGGCTCGCGCCGGAGCAGCACCTGTGGGAGCTGCAGATGCGGCAGCGGCGCAACGGGGGCGGTGAGCCGATGGCCCTGTTCGACTCGCCCGGCTGGACCGTGATGCGCGACGACTACCTGAGCACGAGCGCGGTGCCGTCGCCGCACATCCGCTACTGGGGCTTCGGGTCGACCAGCGAGAAGTGCATCGGCGTCGGCTACGCGATGCTCCCCGACCGGTTCGACCTGTACCTGAGCACCCCGGCCACCGTGGCGGGGCAGATGGCGGTGTTCGCCCGCGAGCTGCCGGTGGCCGTCCGCGAGCTGGAGGACCTGCTGACCGATGGTGGATGAGGGCACGCAGACCGGCGAGCAGAAGGCCGACTTCACCGACGTCTACCAGGGGCGCGACCCGCGGGCGTACTTCCGCACGCTGGTCCCGCTGGAGTACCAGGTGCCGCAGCACGCGCTGCCCGTCGTCGAGTCGGTGCTGGAGCAGCACCCGGGCACCGTGCTCGACGTCTGCTGCTCCTACGGGATCAACGCCACCCTGCTGCGCCACGACGTCGACCTCGACGGGCTCGGCGCGCACGCCGTCGACCCCGGCCGGGCGGGGCTCGCGCCGGAGCAGGTGATCGCCGAGGACGCCGCGTGGTTCGCCGCCCGCCGCCGCCGGCCCGAGCTCAGGGTGCTCGGCCTCGACGTGTCCCGTCCCGCGATCGACTACGCCGTCGCCACCGGCGTGATGGCCGACGGGTGGGCCGAGGACCTGGAGGCGGCCGACCCGTCCCCGTCGCTGATCGACGCGCTCGCCGGCGTCTCGCTCGTCCTGTGCACGGGCGGGGTCGGCTACGTCGGCCCGGCCACGTTCGACCGGATCCGCACCCACGCCCCCGACGCCTGGGTGCTCGCGTTCGTCCTGCGGGTCTTCCCCTACGACGACGTCGCCGCGGCGCTCGCGGGCCACGGGCTCGTCACCGAGAAGCTGCCCGGCACTTTCCCGCAACGCCGCTTCGCCGACACCGCGGAGGCCGACGCCGCCCTGCACGACATCGCGCTGCTCGGCCTGGACCCGGCGGGCCGGGAGGCCGACGGCTGGTTCCACGCGGAGGCGTTCCTGAGCCGCCCGGGCTGATCTCGGCCCGTCCCGCCGGGGCCCACCGGCGGCTATGGTGCCGGGAGAGCGGGAACGGTGGAGGTGGCCGTGGACGAAGGCGTCTGCGCGGTCCGGTCGGGCGTGGACGTGGCCCGGCACGCCCGCATGCTCGCGCGCGTGCACGACG
This sequence is a window from Pseudonocardia petroleophila. Protein-coding genes within it:
- a CDS encoding class I SAM-dependent methyltransferase: MVDEGTQTGEQKADFTDVYQGRDPRAYFRTLVPLEYQVPQHALPVVESVLEQHPGTVLDVCCSYGINATLLRHDVDLDGLGAHAVDPGRAGLAPEQVIAEDAAWFAARRRRPELRVLGLDVSRPAIDYAVATGVMADGWAEDLEAADPSPSLIDALAGVSLVLCTGGVGYVGPATFDRIRTHAPDAWVLAFVLRVFPYDDVAAALAGHGLVTEKLPGTFPQRRFADTAEADAALHDIALLGLDPAGREADGWFHAEAFLSRPG